Proteins co-encoded in one Setaria viridis chromosome 9, Setaria_viridis_v4.0, whole genome shotgun sequence genomic window:
- the LOC117835132 gene encoding uncharacterized protein yields the protein MQALARASRGIAAAVRPSAVEAAHGGQLQQARGIVVQVRDGNLDRALSVMERKIRSSGMERLIRARTHHHVKDSEKRVLARKALMQRVKSQELGKKLREILIKKIRGQ from the exons ATGCAGGCGCTGGCAAGGGCGTCGCGGGGgatcgcggcggcggtgcgcccGTCAGCGGTGGAGGCAGCGCACGGCGGCCAGCTGCAGCAGGCCCGGGGCATCGTGGTGCAGGTGAGGGACGGGAACCTGGACCGGGCGCTGTCGGTCATGGAGCGCAAGATTCGGTCCAGCGGCATGGAGCGCCTCATCCGGGCGCGCACCCACCACCACGTCAAGGACTCGGAGAAGCGCGTGCTCGCGCGCAAGGCGCTCATGCAGCGCGTTAAGTCCCAGGAGCTCGGCAAGAAGCTCCGCGAGATCCTCATCAAGAAGATCAG GGGCCAGTGA
- the LOC117840063 gene encoding protein argonaute 4B: MEMIDSLFKPRGTDDDGLIRECLIDFYTSSGKRKPDQIIIFRDGVSESQFNEVLNIELDQIIEACKFLDEKWNPKFTLIVAQKNHHTKIFIPGAPENVPLGTVVDNKVCHPRNYDFCMCSHAGMIAIRANIDMAPFKLDIDDLIADYAKITL, from the exons ATGGAAATGATTGACTCCTTGTTTAAGCCAAGGGGAACTGATGATGATGGCCTGATTCG GGAGTGTCTGATTGACTTCTACACCAGTTCTGGGAAGAGAAAGCCAGATCAAATCATCATATTCAG GGATGGTGTTAGTGAGAGTCAGTTTAATGAGGTGCTGAACATTGAGTTGGATCAGATAATAGAG GCATGCAAGTTTTTGGATGAAAAATGGAATCCCAAGTTCACATTGATTGTTGCCCAGAAGAATCATCATACGAAAATTTTCATTCCTGGCGCTCCAGAAAATGTGCCTCTTG GTACCGTTGTGGACAACAAGGTCTGCCATCCAAGGAACTATGACTTCTGCATGTGTTCCCATGCTGGAATGATA GCCATCCGTGCAAATATAGATATGGCTCCATTCAAACTGGATATTGATGATCTGATAGCTGATTATGCCAAG ATTACCCTTTGA